From one Caldithrix abyssi DSM 13497 genomic stretch:
- the purM gene encoding phosphoribosylformylglycinamidine cyclo-ligase encodes MNKSKQSGLDIDLGNRCSKIAFEWAKKTFDFRSAGSGNPLPGLDGAFSNVMDLGGVKIGMASDGVGTKIELAERTKIYHTIAFDLVAMVVDDLAANGLEPVNLSNILDVDALDAAVIDRLMEGLYQAAKVARVTVTGGEIAELGSRISGYGDGMHFNWAATGLAILPTGREVIDGSKVQVGDRIIALKSQGFRSNGFSLLRRIMNEQFGDAWHQAAYGEGKTWGQALLTPSRIYTPLIVDLIKADFEIHGIAHITGGGIGDNLQRVLKINGFGAVLDRLFEPPHFMRKVQELGQVSEAQAYRLWNMGNGMLLVVKAEQAEAVVQFAAKQQYQAQIAGTVQKESAIELKSRGMEPQTLIYHLKEKDS; translated from the coding sequence ATGAATAAAAGCAAACAATCCGGTCTGGATATCGATCTGGGCAACCGCTGTTCTAAGATCGCCTTTGAATGGGCTAAAAAAACCTTTGATTTCAGATCGGCCGGCAGCGGAAATCCTTTGCCCGGTCTGGACGGCGCTTTTTCCAATGTGATGGACCTGGGCGGGGTGAAAATCGGCATGGCTTCCGACGGCGTGGGCACCAAAATCGAGCTGGCCGAACGAACAAAAATTTACCACACCATTGCCTTTGATCTGGTGGCCATGGTCGTGGACGATCTGGCGGCCAACGGGCTGGAGCCGGTTAATCTTTCCAACATTCTGGATGTGGATGCGCTGGATGCCGCGGTGATCGACCGTTTGATGGAAGGGTTGTACCAGGCGGCTAAAGTGGCCCGCGTAACCGTTACGGGGGGCGAAATTGCCGAATTGGGTTCGCGCATTTCCGGCTATGGCGACGGTATGCACTTTAACTGGGCGGCTACCGGCCTGGCTATTTTACCCACTGGTCGGGAGGTGATCGACGGGAGCAAAGTGCAGGTCGGCGATCGGATTATCGCTCTTAAGAGTCAGGGCTTCCGTTCCAATGGTTTTTCTCTGTTGCGGCGCATAATGAACGAGCAGTTCGGCGATGCCTGGCACCAGGCGGCTTACGGAGAGGGTAAAACCTGGGGACAGGCGCTGCTGACTCCTTCGCGCATTTACACACCGCTGATTGTGGATTTAATCAAGGCGGATTTTGAAATCCACGGCATCGCTCACATTACCGGCGGAGGAATCGGCGATAATCTGCAGCGCGTCCTTAAAATCAACGGCTTTGGCGCCGTGTTAGACCGTCTTTTTGAACCGCCGCATTTTATGCGCAAGGTTCAAGAACTGGGACAGGTTAGCGAAGCGCAGGCCTACCGTTTGTGGAATATGGGCAACGGCATGTTGCTGGTGGTAAAAGCCGAGCAGGCCGAGGCCGTGGTTCAATTTGCCGCAAAACAACAATATCAGGCGCAAATTGCCGGAACGGTGCAGAAAGAATCCGCCATTGAACTGAAAAGCCGGGGAATGGAGCCGCAGACGTTGATTTATCATTTAAAAGAAAAAGATTCATAA
- a CDS encoding adenylosuccinate synthase — protein sequence MANYIILGAQWGDEGKGKIVDLLASHADLVVRFQGGANAGHTVIVGDKKFVLHLIPGGIVSGKAMNVIGNGCVVDPITFKQEIEYLKKQGIDVTPDKLMISFQAHVVTPVHKYLDRVLNKKIGTTGRGIGPAYTDKIQRTGVRLEAIVNGTFLEHFKQQAKLYEQYAQNLYKEPFLNIEQAVEELKEAETYIRPFIGDTVELIHTYLEKQANILYEGAQGAMLDVDHGTYPFVTSSSTTIGGAFTGGGVFLEFDKRIGLVKAYTTRVGEGPFPTELNDETGEKLRKKGHEFGATTGRPRRCGWLDLKLVKRAQIINGFNYITLSKLSCLSGFETIKIAVDYDSAGQPVYRSFPGWEQEIEGVTEWQDLPQNAREYVRFIEDYLQTPIGLVSTGPDRNHVIYRQPLW from the coding sequence ATGGCAAATTACATTATTCTGGGCGCCCAGTGGGGCGACGAGGGAAAAGGAAAAATCGTTGATTTGTTGGCCAGCCATGCCGACCTGGTGGTGCGCTTTCAGGGCGGCGCCAATGCCGGACACACCGTTATTGTGGGCGACAAAAAGTTTGTATTGCACCTCATCCCCGGCGGTATCGTTTCGGGCAAAGCCATGAATGTCATCGGCAATGGCTGCGTGGTCGATCCCATTACTTTTAAACAGGAAATCGAGTACTTAAAAAAGCAGGGTATTGACGTAACGCCGGATAAATTAATGATCTCCTTTCAGGCCCATGTGGTAACCCCGGTGCACAAGTACCTGGATCGCGTATTAAATAAAAAGATTGGCACCACCGGTCGAGGCATTGGCCCGGCTTACACCGATAAAATTCAACGCACAGGCGTTCGGCTGGAAGCCATTGTCAACGGCACGTTTTTAGAACATTTTAAACAGCAGGCTAAGCTTTACGAACAATACGCTCAAAATTTGTACAAAGAACCATTTTTAAACATTGAGCAGGCCGTGGAGGAATTGAAAGAAGCCGAAACCTACATTCGTCCTTTCATTGGCGATACGGTGGAATTAATTCACACTTATCTTGAAAAACAGGCTAACATTTTGTACGAAGGCGCGCAGGGCGCCATGCTGGATGTGGATCACGGTACCTATCCGTTTGTGACGTCTTCTTCCACCACCATTGGCGGCGCCTTTACAGGCGGCGGCGTTTTTCTGGAATTTGACAAACGCATTGGATTGGTAAAGGCTTACACCACGCGCGTAGGCGAGGGTCCGTTTCCCACCGAACTGAACGATGAAACCGGCGAGAAATTGCGGAAAAAAGGACACGAATTCGGCGCGACCACCGGACGCCCGCGTCGCTGCGGCTGGCTGGATTTAAAACTGGTCAAACGAGCGCAAATCATCAACGGCTTTAATTACATTACGCTCAGCAAGTTGAGCTGTCTTTCCGGCTTTGAAACGATTAAGATCGCGGTGGATTACGATTCGGCCGGCCAACCTGTGTACCGTTCGTTTCCGGGCTGGGAGCAAGAGATCGAAGGCGTGACCGAATGGCAGGATTTACCGCAAAACGCGCGGGAATATGTGCGCTTTATTGAAGATTACCTGCAAACGCCGATCGGGCTGGTTTCTACCGGGCCCGATCGCAACCATGTGATTTACAGGCAGCCTCTGTGGTAG
- a CDS encoding IMP dehydrogenase yields the protein MPKKIHLEPSRTLMEFRLLPGLTTEQTLIHNISLRTPMAYQEEEDSKYYLNIPIVAAAMQSVSGVKMAIELAKLGGTAFIYCSQPIESQAEMIRQIKRYKAGFVPPETVSPDMLIRDLYELTRQRGYNTFPVVDEQKHLLGIITKNDYDVKPHGDLTVKERMIPRKELTVGVNIDNIKQANTLLRETHQSVLPIVDEQDRLLFLVFRKDIRNHLDNPHEILDEHKRYFASAAINTHDYMERVPALVEAGVDFLAIDSSDGHSVFQQKTLEWVREHYPHIPVMGGNIITEDGFDFLVEHGARAVKVGMGSGSICITQEQKGTGRGLATAIIKVAEARDRYFKKSGRYIPIVADGGIVNSKDIVIALALGADYVMMGRYFARMDESPTEKVTIHNRVMKPYWGEGSARAREWKEARYHQLIFVEGVEGFVQYAGKLRDNLPETLAKIKAAMSSVGAANIRELHEKAELEVVSALSIREGKAHDIYLPGSENDYTAIDWGN from the coding sequence ATGCCGAAAAAAATTCATCTTGAACCATCGCGTACGCTGATGGAGTTTCGTTTATTACCCGGCCTTACTACCGAACAAACCCTCATTCACAATATCTCATTAAGAACGCCCATGGCCTATCAGGAAGAAGAAGATTCCAAGTACTATCTGAACATACCGATTGTTGCGGCGGCCATGCAGTCGGTTTCCGGCGTTAAAATGGCCATCGAGCTGGCTAAATTAGGCGGCACGGCCTTCATTTATTGCTCGCAACCCATCGAAAGTCAGGCCGAAATGATCCGCCAGATCAAGCGTTACAAGGCCGGCTTTGTGCCCCCGGAAACCGTTTCGCCAGACATGCTGATTCGCGATTTGTACGAATTGACGCGTCAACGAGGCTACAACACCTTTCCGGTGGTGGATGAGCAAAAGCATCTGTTAGGTATCATCACCAAAAATGACTACGACGTTAAGCCACATGGCGATTTAACGGTTAAAGAACGCATGATTCCGCGCAAAGAACTGACCGTTGGCGTGAATATCGACAATATCAAGCAGGCCAATACTCTTTTGCGCGAAACGCACCAGTCGGTTTTGCCCATCGTGGACGAACAGGATCGATTGTTGTTTTTAGTCTTCCGCAAAGATATCCGCAATCATCTGGACAATCCCCATGAAATTCTCGATGAGCACAAACGCTACTTTGCCAGCGCGGCCATCAACACGCACGACTACATGGAGCGCGTTCCCGCTCTGGTGGAGGCAGGCGTGGATTTTTTAGCCATCGATTCCTCCGACGGCCATTCGGTGTTTCAGCAAAAAACGCTGGAATGGGTGCGCGAACATTACCCTCACATTCCGGTCATGGGCGGCAACATCATTACTGAGGATGGATTCGATTTTTTGGTTGAACACGGCGCACGCGCTGTGAAGGTTGGTATGGGCAGCGGTTCCATTTGCATCACGCAGGAACAAAAAGGCACCGGGCGCGGCCTGGCCACGGCCATCATTAAAGTGGCCGAGGCGCGCGATCGCTATTTTAAAAAAAGCGGCAGGTACATTCCCATTGTGGCCGACGGCGGTATTGTTAACTCCAAGGACATCGTCATTGCCCTAGCGCTGGGCGCCGATTATGTGATGATGGGGCGGTACTTTGCGCGCATGGACGAATCGCCCACCGAAAAAGTAACCATTCACAACCGCGTGATGAAGCCGTACTGGGGCGAAGGGTCGGCCCGCGCCCGCGAATGGAAGGAAGCGCGCTACCATCAGTTGATCTTTGTGGAAGGCGTGGAGGGATTTGTCCAGTACGCCGGCAAACTGCGCGACAACCTGCCAGAAACCCTGGCTAAAATTAAAGCGGCCATGTCGTCGGTGGGGGCGGCGAACATTCGGGAGTTGCACGAAAAAGCCGAACTGGAGGTGGTTTCAGCTCTGTCTATTCGCGAGGGCAAAGCGCACGACATCTACCTGCCGGGAAGCGAAAATGACTACACAGCAATAGATTGGGGCAATTAA
- a CDS encoding NTP transferase domain-containing protein produces the protein MPKYKIAAIIISQNLERAVEEPHTILLPEELDHFNLLISRFEEIGCDPIIVIAGQDPYYICKKEGEDSFTCYNNPDPEQEEMGALRSAVEQLPNEVFGFILAFWEDQKIKPETLRSIYAMAQHFPENIVIPRFHGRYGRPIYISRRFFEHLEQTITYTLPFTLVENYLSEVKFLPVNDETVLDVEDYYDLDENLN, from the coding sequence ATGCCAAAATATAAAATTGCAGCGATTATTATTTCTCAGAATCTGGAAAGGGCGGTTGAAGAACCGCATACGATTTTACTGCCAGAAGAGCTGGATCATTTTAATCTGTTGATTTCCAGGTTTGAGGAAATTGGCTGTGATCCTATTATTGTGATCGCCGGTCAGGATCCTTATTATATCTGTAAAAAGGAAGGGGAAGATTCCTTTACGTGCTACAATAATCCCGATCCTGAACAGGAAGAAATGGGCGCCTTGCGCTCTGCTGTAGAGCAACTGCCCAATGAAGTGTTTGGCTTTATCCTGGCTTTTTGGGAGGATCAGAAAATAAAGCCAGAAACTCTGCGCTCCATTTACGCCATGGCCCAACATTTTCCTGAAAATATTGTTATCCCCAGGTTTCATGGGCGTTATGGCCGCCCTATTTACATTAGCCGGAGATTCTTTGAACATTTAGAGCAAACCATAACCTATACCCTGCCGTTCACATTAGTCGAAAATTACCTGTCCGAGGTTAAGTTCCTGCCTGTTAACGACGAAACCGTTCTGGATGTTGAAGACTACTACGATCTTGATGAAAACCTTAATTAA